The Antarcticibacterium flavum genome contains the following window.
TTGCTTTTAACAGACTGAAGGATGAAGAATTATTAATTATTCAAAAAATTAAATATTTTGCCTTTTTTTAGATAACTCGTTTTTCGAAAAGTGGTCATTAAAGATTTTGCTCTGAGAATAGTAGGGACGAGGAAACCTATAATAGATTACTAGTTTTACCCATCGAAGAAACTGAAGGGTTGAAAATTTTATTTCCCTCCATACTCAATTTTGGAGCTTAAATTACCCGGTTTATTTCATCTAATTGACACATGCCGATGACAAATGATTCCAATTAAATGAAATTGTTTTTAGATAAGTTAAAGTTTTCTAAAAGGTGTCGAATTCGGTGAGTGTTACAAATGGCCCTTTGGGAGGCCTTGTAAATAAAAGAGTTTAGCGGTTAGTTCGAGTCTCGTCCAGACCGCATAATTGCAAAAGCCTTTCAGAAATGAGAGGCTTTTTTTATTGGCAAATTTTTGCAAAATTGTGAAAACGGCTAAATTATGGATCAAGTATGATTGTTGGGGACTAAGCAAAAATTGTGGTTAATCTAAACAGGAAGAAATTCCTGCTATTTGTTGATCTATTAAAATTTTAGCTTGTCGCATTAATCAAGAGGTTGAGGTTTTAATGTACTTCCAAAAAATTTAAGGACCTGGTTCACTTTGTCTGTCATTAAATTTGGTTTTCCCTGTTCGAGGTCCCTGATAAATCGCAATCCGACCCCAGTAAGATCGGAGATTTCAGACTGTGTCATGTTATTCTCTTTTCGCTGTGTTCGTACAAACTTAGCAATAGGATCATTTCGGTTCCAGTTTTCCATAAGTATACCTTAACGGGTACAATATGTGAATTTATTTGGTGTTTATACCCCTAGAGGCACTGGCGTCCGGTAAACCAAATTAAATCCTACCTTAATACCATGAAAAAAGGGAGTCCTCGTTTTCGACCACAGACTCCCTTTAAAGGTTCCACTTAAAGCGGACATTATGGACAAAATTACAAGAAATTCTGGAATGCCGGTTCTCGGACAGCTGTTATCTTTTATTCCCCGGAACAATTTTAATCGTATTGTTGGTCAGCTAGGTGCGGATCGCTATACAAAACGATTTACCTCCTGGGATCATCTGGTCTGTATGTTGTTTGCTGTTATTGAAAATGTTGGTGGATTACGTGAGTTATGCTCAGGTTTAGCAGCACATAATCAAAGTTTAAAACATTTAGGAATGAGTTCTATGCCATGCAGAAGCACCGTGAGTGATGCTAATATGCGCCGGTGTTCTGACTTGTTTGAAAAAACCTTTATAAGCATATATAAGCAGCACTATCGTTTTTTCTCGGACAGCAGTATACCTAAAAATGAAAAATGGCTCTCTAGGCTATTTTTGGTTGATTCTACAACTGTTACCCTTTTCAAGAATATAATGAAGGCCTGTGGTAATGCTATGGCCAACGGGAGGCGTAAGGGAGGAGTTAAAATACATACTGGAATGTGGCTAAAAGAACAGGTTCCTTCCTTAATAATGATTACTAAGGCAGCGGAAAATGATAAAAATTTTATGCCCCGATTTAAAAAACTTCCTGCACAGATCATTGTAGTTTTTGATAAGGCATACTTAAATTTTGGTTTATTTATTCATTGGAGTAAAAACGATGTCAGTTTTGTAAGCCGACTGCACAAAAGATGCAAAGTAACTTGGGGGAATTATAACCTCTTAACTAAGGAGGATGAGAAATATGGCATATTGGAAGACTGTAGAGCAGAATTAGGGCATAGCCAGCAAAAACAAAAAGTAAAATGCCGCATTATAAAGTTTTATGATCACAAAGATCAACGGGAAATTGAATTTATTACCAATGATATGCAGCTGCCTGCTTGCACAATTGCAGAAATATACAAGCAGCGATGGCAAATTGAGCTTTTATTTAAAAGGCTCAAGCAAAACCTTAAGATCACCAGCTTTATTGGCGATAATGAGAATGCAATACGAATTCAAATCTGGTGTGCACTTATAGCGGATTTACTCGTCCAAATAGCTCGAAAAGGATCGCGACGTTGTAGATTATCATATTCGGTTATCTGTGGGCTATTCAGGCTTCATTTAATGAATTATGTGAGAGTTACAGACTTACTTTTAAAATCAGCAGATCCTAACATTTATCCAAAAAATATACAGCTTGCACCCAATCTTTTTGATCTAGGGCCCCATAAGCCGGAAATCAAAATCGAAGTGATGTAGAATCAAGGTTTATTAAGATTAAAACAAGAAATACTATTTTTACCGGACGCCAGTGCCCCTAGAGGTATAATTAATAAAAATTTATTCATGTTATACCTGAAGAGGTATAGAGAAGGTGGAAAATATCGAGAAATTATAGCTATGTACCTGTCATTGATTGCAACCTGGAATTTTTACAATTTGGATGCATTTTTTAGTAAATTTTTTTAGGGTTTTCCGGGGCCTCTGGAGGATTTTTAGTAAAAACAGGTCGAAGTTGTTATCTTAATTTAATTCCTTTATATATAATAAGTTAAAATTAAAAATTGCCAAAAAAAAACCTCCTGAATAGGAGGATATTTTTTGAGAAAATAATTGAAATTGCATTCCACTTTATTTATCTCTGGGTTGTCCTTGAAAAGTCTTACTTTTTTGATTCAGCAACAGAAACTTTACGGAATTCTTTTAAAAGCTTTTCCAGCTCTAAAGATGATTTTCTTGCTCTGGTCCCTGCTGCTTTATTACCGCTTTCTAATTGAGCATTTGCTTCGGTTTGGAAAGATTCAAAAGTAGACTGGATGTTTTCAATAAGATTTTTCATGATTGTAGATTTAAAGTTTAAAAAGCGAAAATAAAAGAATTAACCGGCCTGGCATTGTTAATTGGACTTTTTTGAAGGTATATTTTTTTTATTTGTTCAAGTTTTGAAGCACGTAAGGCTGAAGCCAAAAGATAATTTTCTGATTCTTCAAAGTTTATGTACAAATGAAAATACGGGGACCCGATATTTTTTCCATGTCCATTTAATACAATCTCTCTTTTTTTAGCTTTGAAAGCTCAGCAAACTTTTTTGTGGTTATTGAGCACGCTGTAGCTCAAAAGTTCAATCCATTTCTCAGTATCTCTTTTTATGCTTTTCTCCCTGAGAGCCCTGCTCATTGATGTTTGGAGGGGAAACAGGAATTTTACGCCCCGCTAAACAAACTAAATATTATTTGGTGAGTAAGTTGAAGAAGTATTATATTTGCCCCCGCTGCCAGATTTTGTGGCATAATGAAAGTTCATTTTTTACGGAAAACCGGATACGTTTTTAATCGATTTCCTTCAGTTAAATTGCTTTTTAGAAAATTGATGTAATCTGAAAATCGTCGAATTCGGTGACAATTATAAATGCCCATTAGTGCAGCCTTTTAAATAAAGAAGTTAGAAATTGGTTAGGGTTACCACCCTGCCGTTTACCCGATCATAACGGGTGCAAAGAAGTTCTAAGAAATTAGCCGTATTCTTTGTAATATATGAAGTTGTGTTGTTTCCCCACTTGTGGGGTTATGTGGTTGAGATACTGATCTAATCAGTGTTGAGCCAATGAGAAGCTTTTTTCCATTAGATTGGAAAGAGGCTTTTTTGTTTTTATATTGATTCTGAATTATTTCCGTATAATTTTAAAGGATCTGAATACCTCCATATTTCCTTTTTTATTTTTATATTTTTCTGCTGATTGGAACAGAGAAAAATTTTGCATTTATAATATAACTTGCTTATATTTAGGTAATTATATCTTTATCCCTACTGAAGATCCCAGTGAAACAACTAAAATCTTACAAGATGAAAAAGTTTTATCTCATCCTGGCAGTAGGATCACTCATGTTTGGTGCCTGCCAAAAAGAAGAACTCCCGGAAGACTCTTCTGTAATTATTGAAGGTGTTTCTGAAAGTGTACAGGAAAGCACAGAACAGGCCGGGGAAGAAGAGGAAGGCCCGGCTGAATATTTCAAAGCTAAAATTAATGGAGATTTATTCGAAGTGGAGGATCCTCAATTAATTAAAGGGACAGTTTATCCCAGTCGCAATACTGGAGTTATAAATTTTGACTTTTCAGCAGATGGAGTGGATACCTCTGGCGAAGAAAACGTCAATATGGGATTCCTTTTTAAGGTTTGCTTTTACGATGGTCCAAATACATATTACACTGGTACTACAGAAACGGTGAGCTGGGCTATGTACTGGACAGATTATGGGTTTTGGGAAAATCACTATGCCTATGGCAATGAACCCGGGATTGTGATTGTAACTAATGCTACAGATACTTTTGTGGAAGGAACATTTGAATTTGAGGCATATAGTAGTGATACAGAAACTACTATTGAGGTAGAGGGGGAATTTGGTATACGCCTCGAGTCAGAGGAGGATTATAACAGTTAGCAGGCTTATTACCGAAAGGTTTTTAAATGGAAATCTGGCTTCCATGGCGAGAACTTCTTTCTGTTACTTCAAAAATTCTTTTGAAACCTCTTAAGACCATCATTAGATGTTTGAAAATAAAAACATACAATCCAATTCAAATTGATGTTTAGGGCAGGAAACTTTTTATTTCCTCCCGCCGTACAATCCTAATAATCCCAAAATAGGCCCGGGCAATAACAGGAGAAATAAATATGCAGGAGGGAAACCTTTGGCCAGTAAGAGATTAAGGAGCAGGATACTCAAAATTGTTATTGCGAAACCAATGGAATTCACAATGGTAAGCGCAGTTCCCCTCCAATTGGCAGGGGAATTCTGGGCGACCAGTGTGGAAAACAGAGGGGAATCGGCTACTACCGTGAATCCCCAGAATACTAGAAATATAAGCAGTACCTCCAATGAATCTTGCAGAAAGAAAAACGGGGAAAGCAGGCAGCATAAACCCGACAGGAAAAGAGCGGTGGCTGCCGACTTTTTAGTGCCGAATTTTCCTGAAAGATAGCCTCCCGCCACACAACCAATCCCGCCGGTGGCAATAATAAGGAAGGACCAGAGTGAAATATCATTTTCCTGGAGCCCATGGTAGCCGTAATAAGCTATGAGGAAGACAGGGGCAAAAGCCCAATAAGCATAGAGTTCCCACATATGGCCAAAATATCCTGAAGCTGCCCGCCGGAAATCTGATATCTTAAATAAATCTCCCAATACTCCAAATCTTATGTTTTGTAATCTTTTCCTGTAGGGGCCGTCTGGCACTATTATAAGGATCAAAGAGCCACCCAGCAGGGAAAGTATGGAGGTGGAGATGATCACGGCCTTCCAGGGGAGGACTATACTTCCTGTGATGAAGCGTAACAAATGTGGAAATGCAGTTCCCAAGACCAGAGCGCCCACCAGGAAGCCAAGGGACTTTCCAAGGCCTTTTTCAAAATGATCTGCAGCGATCTTCATTCCTACGGGATAAATGCCAGCCAGGGAAAACCCTGTAAGAAATCTAAGGAAACCAAGGGTTTCAAAACTGTTGTTTTCCAATGCCGTTCCCAGGTTCAAAAAACCTCCAGCCAGTGCACAAAAGAAAAAAACCCTTGAGGGTGAAAACCTGTCGGCAACGCTTAAAACTGCAAAGAACAGGGTGCCGGCAATAAACCCCAACTGCACTGCTGCCGTGATATAACCAAGAACAGTGAGGGGAAGGTTTAAAGATAGAATAAGATCATTTAAAACCGCATTGCCTGCAAACCACAGCGAGGTGCAGCAAAATTGAGCAAAAACTATAACCGGTAAAATATAGGCGCGTCCCGCCATAATAATTTTTAGATCCTCCTGCTAAATAAAGCATTTTTTAATTAGCAGGGAAGTATGGCAAGCCTGCTTTCCTGCAGGCTTGCCATTCAAGTATTTCAAAATCGATTTTTAAGGGTTAAAACCCTGTTATTTAAACCTTCTTTAACGCACTTCCTGCACATTAATTTGGATATTAGTTTTGAACCATAAAAAAACTAATGATGGATAAGCAAGATTTAAAAGAAGCTGCAAAGAATGCAGGGAAGTTATGGGTAGCCAAAAAGGGGTTTCAATGGACAACCAGTATACTTAAGGTTGGGATCGTTATAGGTGCCGGATATTTAGGATATAAGTACTTTCGTGAAAATGAGGATGAAATTAGAAAAAGACTTTCCCTTTGATCCTGTTTAACGTAATTTAAAGCAAAAATACAAAGCTTTTTTCCTTAATTGGGAAAAAGCTTTTTTTATAACCGCTAATTATATATTTATTATTACTATAATTACATTTGAGACAGGCCTTCCCGGCTTTTCCCGTAGAATGACCTGGTAACCATTAAAATTATATTAGAAATAGGAAAGGTTTAACTATTTGTTATAAAAGTCATTTTTACCTTTATGCCATGAAAAAGAAAGAGATTTTTATAGTTGAGGATGATGATGGTATAAGGGAGCTTATAGAATACCTTTTGATAAGTCAGGATTACAAGGTGCAAACCTTTCCAAATGCTGAAAGGTTTAAACAAACCATAGACTCCCGCTCGCCAGACCTTATTCTTCTGGATGTTATGTTGCCAGATGGTAATGGGCTGGAGATTTGTGAATGCCTGGGAGAAAAGGAGAGAACCCACAATATTCCTGTTTTGTTAATGTCTGCACACGCACAGGTTGATACCCAAAAAACGGCCAATGCGAGGGATTTTATTGCCAAGCCTTTTGATATAGAAGATTTTCTTCACAGGATAGAGAAACATGTAAAAGACCATCCTGCGGCTTGATGTTCACGTTAACCGGGGAGAGTGTGGTTGTGGCGTATCATTAATGACTAATTCAAACCTAAAAATAAGGTCCTTTACCTCAGCCGACCTTGACCGGGTCATGGAGCTGCTGCGGTTAAATACTCCTCAATATTTTAATGCAAGCGAGGAGAAAGACCTGCAGGAATATCTAACCAACAAAACTGAAGAATATTTTGTGGCAGAGCA
Protein-coding sequences here:
- a CDS encoding helix-turn-helix transcriptional regulator, with amino-acid sequence MENWNRNDPIAKFVRTQRKENNMTQSEISDLTGVGLRFIRDLEQGKPNLMTDKVNQVLKFFGSTLKPQPLD
- a CDS encoding IS4 family transposase, with translation MDKITRNSGMPVLGQLLSFIPRNNFNRIVGQLGADRYTKRFTSWDHLVCMLFAVIENVGGLRELCSGLAAHNQSLKHLGMSSMPCRSTVSDANMRRCSDLFEKTFISIYKQHYRFFSDSSIPKNEKWLSRLFLVDSTTVTLFKNIMKACGNAMANGRRKGGVKIHTGMWLKEQVPSLIMITKAAENDKNFMPRFKKLPAQIIVVFDKAYLNFGLFIHWSKNDVSFVSRLHKRCKVTWGNYNLLTKEDEKYGILEDCRAELGHSQQKQKVKCRIIKFYDHKDQREIEFITNDMQLPACTIAEIYKQRWQIELLFKRLKQNLKITSFIGDNENAIRIQIWCALIADLLVQIARKGSRRCRLSYSVICGLFRLHLMNYVRVTDLLLKSADPNIYPKNIQLAPNLFDLGPHKPEIKIEVM
- a CDS encoding histone H1, which codes for MKNLIENIQSTFESFQTEANAQLESGNKAAGTRARKSSLELEKLLKEFRKVSVAESKK
- a CDS encoding MFS transporter, which translates into the protein MAGRAYILPVIVFAQFCCTSLWFAGNAVLNDLILSLNLPLTVLGYITAAVQLGFIAGTLFFAVLSVADRFSPSRVFFFCALAGGFLNLGTALENNSFETLGFLRFLTGFSLAGIYPVGMKIAADHFEKGLGKSLGFLVGALVLGTAFPHLLRFITGSIVLPWKAVIISTSILSLLGGSLILIIVPDGPYRKRLQNIRFGVLGDLFKISDFRRAASGYFGHMWELYAYWAFAPVFLIAYYGYHGLQENDISLWSFLIIATGGIGCVAGGYLSGKFGTKKSAATALFLSGLCCLLSPFFFLQDSLEVLLIFLVFWGFTVVADSPLFSTLVAQNSPANWRGTALTIVNSIGFAITILSILLLNLLLAKGFPPAYLFLLLLPGPILGLLGLYGGRK
- a CDS encoding response regulator transcription factor — protein: MKKKEIFIVEDDDGIRELIEYLLISQDYKVQTFPNAERFKQTIDSRSPDLILLDVMLPDGNGLEICECLGEKERTHNIPVLLMSAHAQVDTQKTANARDFIAKPFDIEDFLHRIEKHVKDHPAA